The following coding sequences lie in one Actinomyces capricornis genomic window:
- the rpmF gene encoding 50S ribosomal protein L32, whose protein sequence is MAVPKRKMSRSNTRNRRSQWKAELTTLDTIRIGGRKITVPRRLVRAYKAGLIEH, encoded by the coding sequence ATGGCAGTGCCCAAGCGGAAGATGTCCCGCAGCAACACCCGCAACCGCCGTTCGCAGTGGAAGGCCGAGCTCACCACGCTCGACACCATTCGTATCGGTGGCCGCAAGATCACTGTGCCCCGCCGTCTGGTGCGGGCCTACAAGGCCGGTCTCATCGAGCACTGA
- a CDS encoding IMPACT family protein yields the protein MSPSQASEPFSSARAPLAPARTDHPQVDLEVKRSHFLGRAARADTEEEARAFISRIRSTYPDARHHCSAFLLAPQGAQPVERSSDDGEPSGTAGQPMLEVLRGSGAVNAVVVVTRYFGGTLLGTGGLVRAYSEATSRALAAASWVALGSVHLWEVRIPIAQAGRLEAELRALPAQMGIGTQETIWGPTHAVLTLTTTSPDAVTLTEVLASRTQGQAVPEPAGSRLIETPTAPPPPWPHS from the coding sequence ATGAGCCCGTCCCAGGCCAGCGAGCCGTTCTCCTCAGCCCGGGCACCCCTGGCCCCGGCGCGCACCGACCACCCGCAGGTCGACCTGGAGGTCAAGCGCTCCCACTTCCTGGGGCGCGCCGCCCGCGCGGACACCGAGGAGGAGGCCAGGGCCTTCATCTCCCGCATCCGCTCGACCTACCCCGACGCCCGCCACCACTGCTCGGCCTTCCTCCTGGCCCCGCAGGGCGCCCAGCCCGTGGAGCGCTCCAGCGACGACGGTGAGCCCTCGGGCACCGCGGGCCAGCCCATGCTGGAGGTCCTGCGCGGCAGTGGGGCCGTCAACGCCGTCGTGGTGGTGACCAGGTACTTCGGCGGCACCCTGCTGGGCACGGGCGGCCTGGTGCGCGCCTACTCCGAGGCCACCTCCCGAGCCCTGGCCGCGGCGTCGTGGGTAGCGCTGGGCAGTGTCCACCTGTGGGAGGTCCGGATTCCCATCGCGCAGGCCGGCCGGCTGGAGGCCGAGCTGCGGGCACTGCCCGCGCAGATGGGGATCGGCACGCAGGAGACCATCTGGGGGCCGACCCACGCCGTCCTGACCCTGACCACCACCTCCCCCGACGCCGTCACCCTGACCGAGGTCCTGGCCTCGCGCACCCAGGGGCAGGCGGTGCCCGAGCCCGCGGGCAGCCGCCTCATCGAGACCCCGACGGCGCCCCCGCCACCGTGGCCCCATAGCTGA
- the cysK gene encoding cysteine synthase A yields the protein MAYASDVTGLVGNTPLVRINRITDGAPATVLAKVEAFEPASSVKDRIALSIVRAAEASGELKPGGTIIEATSGNTGVGLAMVGAALGYRVVITMPETFSKERRAIMRAFGAELVLTTEGGVAGAVKRAEEIQAATPNSILASQFTNPANPKVHRETTAREILEQTGGELDVFVAGIGTGGTLTGVGQVLRREKPEVKIYGVEPAESPLLSEGSWSPHKIQGMGPNIIPEVLDQQVWDELLHISSEQSIAYARRAAAEEGLLVGISSGAALAAAAELAKRPEFEGKTIVTVLPDTGERYLSTVLFQDLLN from the coding sequence ATGGCCTACGCAAGCGACGTCACCGGCCTCGTCGGCAACACCCCCCTGGTCCGCATCAACCGCATCACCGACGGCGCTCCAGCCACCGTCCTGGCCAAGGTGGAGGCCTTCGAGCCGGCCTCCAGCGTCAAGGACCGCATCGCCCTGTCCATCGTGCGCGCCGCCGAGGCCTCCGGCGAGCTCAAGCCCGGGGGCACCATCATCGAGGCCACCTCCGGCAACACCGGCGTGGGCCTGGCCATGGTGGGGGCCGCCCTGGGTTACCGGGTGGTCATCACCATGCCCGAGACCTTCTCCAAGGAGCGCCGCGCCATCATGCGCGCCTTCGGCGCCGAGCTGGTGCTGACCACCGAGGGCGGCGTGGCCGGAGCGGTCAAGCGCGCCGAGGAGATCCAGGCCGCCACCCCCAACTCGATCCTGGCCTCCCAGTTCACCAATCCCGCCAACCCTAAGGTCCACCGCGAGACCACGGCCCGGGAGATCCTGGAGCAGACCGGCGGCGAGCTCGACGTCTTCGTGGCGGGCATCGGCACGGGCGGCACCCTCACCGGTGTGGGCCAGGTGCTGCGCCGGGAGAAGCCTGAGGTCAAGATCTACGGCGTCGAGCCCGCCGAGTCCCCGCTGCTGAGCGAGGGCTCCTGGTCCCCGCACAAGATCCAGGGCATGGGCCCCAACATCATTCCCGAGGTCCTGGACCAGCAGGTCTGGGACGAGCTGCTCCACATCAGCTCGGAGCAGTCCATCGCCTACGCCCGCCGCGCCGCCGCCGAGGAGGGGCTGCTGGTGGGCATCTCCTCCGGCGCCGCACTGGCGGCGGCCGCCGAGCTGGCCAAGCGCCCCGAGTTCGAGGGCAAGACGATCGTCACGGTCCTGCCCGACACCGGGGAGCGCTACCTGTCCACGGTGCTGTTCCAGGACCTGCTCAACTAA
- the cysE gene encoding serine O-acetyltransferase has protein sequence MPKPPRPATPIRRLLEQARGDLAAARRRDPAARSSLEVALLYPGVHALWAYRAAHQLWNRGHHFSARALAQIARGATGIEIHPAARIGERFFIDHGMGVVIGETAEVGDDVLMFHGVTLGGVSMNPGKRHPTIGNNVQIGAGAKVLGPVTVEDGAKIGANAVLVKNLPQGHVAVGVPSRARDPRTDPELMLDPTIYI, from the coding sequence ATGCCCAAGCCGCCCAGACCGGCCACGCCGATACGCCGCCTGCTGGAGCAGGCCCGCGGCGACCTGGCCGCCGCACGCAGGCGCGACCCCGCGGCGCGCTCCAGCCTGGAGGTCGCCCTGCTCTACCCCGGGGTGCATGCCCTGTGGGCCTACCGCGCCGCCCACCAGCTGTGGAACCGCGGACACCACTTCTCGGCGCGCGCACTGGCCCAGATCGCCCGGGGCGCCACCGGTATCGAGATCCACCCGGCCGCCAGGATCGGCGAGCGCTTCTTCATCGACCACGGCATGGGCGTGGTCATCGGTGAGACCGCGGAGGTGGGCGACGACGTCCTCATGTTCCACGGCGTCACCCTGGGCGGAGTCTCGATGAACCCGGGCAAGCGCCACCCCACCATCGGCAATAACGTGCAGATCGGGGCCGGGGCCAAGGTCCTGGGGCCGGTGACGGTGGAGGACGGCGCCAAGATCGGTGCCAATGCCGTGCTGGTCAAGAACCTTCCCCAGGGGCATGTGGCCGTGGGCGTGCCCAGTCGGGCCCGCGATCCGCGCACGGATCCCGAGCTCATGCTCGACCCCACCATCTACATCTGA
- a CDS encoding alpha/beta fold hydrolase: MTTSPASLLHSTAWSTATAGLLTREHRLAVPLDRSGQGDRMPDGGLTLTLYAREVALAGEDPTAKPPLVFLQGGPGFEAPRPSADAGLGWLGAVLEHHRLILVDQRGTGASTPIDRPDAGGEAAGTARLLTHMRADEIVEDCEDLRRGLGLERWSVAGQSFGGFCVTRYLSAHAGSLEHAYLTGGLPAVGHGIEEVYALTFEAMRAASEDYYARHPADRDRMAALMEAAARGEILTPEGHPVGPARLRGIGIALGASGGIDALHHLLEADPASARFRHDLAGMLPFGARNPLYAVVHESCWADGGVTAWAAERGLPAAFAQDPTLLTGEHLSHPHLAEDPLLAPWLEVADLLAEQEWPRLYEEDSLRAAQVPSAAAVYARDVFVPMALSLETASLIPGLRTWITSEYEHNGSRASGGAVFRRLRDLATGVVLR, encoded by the coding sequence ATGACGACCTCGCCCGCCTCGCTCCTGCACTCCACCGCCTGGTCCACGGCCACCGCCGGGCTCCTCACCCGCGAGCACCGCCTGGCCGTCCCCCTGGACCGCAGCGGCCAGGGGGACCGCATGCCCGACGGCGGGCTGACCCTGACCCTCTACGCCCGGGAGGTCGCACTGGCCGGCGAGGACCCGACCGCCAAACCGCCACTGGTCTTCCTCCAGGGCGGACCGGGATTCGAGGCACCGCGCCCCAGCGCCGATGCCGGCCTGGGATGGCTGGGCGCCGTCCTGGAGCACCACCGCCTCATCCTGGTCGACCAGCGCGGCACCGGCGCCTCCACCCCCATCGACCGCCCCGACGCCGGAGGGGAGGCCGCCGGCACGGCCCGCCTGCTCACCCATATGCGCGCCGATGAGATCGTGGAGGACTGCGAGGACCTGCGTCGCGGCCTGGGCCTGGAGCGCTGGAGCGTGGCGGGCCAGTCCTTCGGGGGCTTCTGCGTCACCCGCTACCTCTCGGCCCATGCCGGCAGCCTGGAGCACGCCTACCTCACCGGCGGCCTGCCCGCCGTGGGCCACGGCATCGAGGAGGTCTACGCCCTGACCTTCGAGGCGATGCGGGCGGCCAGTGAGGACTACTACGCCCGTCACCCCGCCGACCGCGACCGGATGGCCGCCCTCATGGAGGCCGCCGCCCGCGGCGAGATCCTCACCCCCGAGGGCCACCCGGTGGGCCCGGCCCGCCTGCGCGGCATCGGCATCGCCCTGGGCGCCAGCGGCGGCATCGACGCCCTCCACCACCTCCTGGAGGCCGACCCGGCCTCCGCGCGCTTCCGCCACGACCTGGCCGGGATGCTGCCCTTCGGCGCCCGCAACCCGCTCTACGCCGTCGTTCACGAGTCCTGCTGGGCCGATGGCGGGGTGACCGCCTGGGCCGCTGAGCGCGGCCTGCCGGCGGCCTTCGCCCAGGACCCCACCCTGCTCACCGGCGAGCACCTCAGCCACCCCCATCTGGCCGAGGACCCCCTGCTCGCCCCCTGGCTGGAGGTCGCCGACCTCCTGGCCGAGCAGGAGTGGCCGCGCCTCTATGAGGAGGACTCCCTGAGAGCCGCGCAGGTTCCCAGCGCGGCCGCCGTCTACGCCCGGGACGTCTTCGTGCCCATGGCGCTGTCCCTGGAGACCGCCTCCCTGATCCCGGGCCTGCGCACCTGGATCACCAGCGAGTACGAGCACAACGGATCGCGGGCCTCGGGCGGCGCGGTCTTCCGCCGCCTGCGCGACCTGGCCACCGGCGTGGTCCTGCGCTGA
- a CDS encoding Fpg/Nei family DNA glycosylase — protein MPEGHTIHRLAAALSELYGGQPLRASSPQGRFAAGAERLDGQVMLGAQAHGKHLFVPFGPQADLAVDDEAVTWLRIHLGLYGSWTFDGDSQFTAPHAIGAPRRRVGERGEYALARGGGSALSGLRGEDPQAGPEGVAVPGDPAAPAPLPWQPPEPRGAVRLRLQGEHGVADLTGPAACELLDAEGVAAVRRRLGPDPLRPDGDAQAFVSAARRRRKAVGELLMDQSVLAGAGNIYRAETLFRTGTSPFRPGNRVSEQRLRAIWEDLRPLMEYGVDTGFITTVDEQDVPEPLPSGDQEAGRWYVYHRTGRPCLRCGTPIAEKEVAGRRLFWCPRCQAR, from the coding sequence ATGCCCGAGGGCCATACCATCCACCGCCTCGCCGCTGCCCTGAGCGAGCTCTACGGCGGGCAGCCGCTGCGAGCCTCCTCCCCGCAGGGCCGCTTCGCCGCAGGCGCCGAGCGCCTCGACGGGCAGGTCATGCTCGGGGCCCAGGCCCACGGCAAGCACCTCTTCGTCCCCTTCGGCCCGCAGGCCGACCTCGCCGTGGATGATGAGGCCGTCACCTGGCTGCGCATCCACCTGGGCCTCTACGGCTCCTGGACCTTCGACGGGGACAGCCAGTTCACCGCGCCCCACGCCATCGGCGCGCCCCGGCGGCGGGTGGGGGAGCGGGGCGAGTACGCGCTGGCCCGCGGTGGGGGCTCGGCCCTGTCCGGTCTCAGGGGCGAGGATCCCCAGGCCGGGCCTGAGGGCGTCGCTGTGCCGGGGGATCCTGCCGCCCCGGCGCCGCTGCCATGGCAGCCGCCCGAGCCGCGCGGGGCGGTGCGCCTGCGGCTCCAGGGCGAGCACGGCGTCGCCGACCTCACCGGGCCCGCCGCCTGCGAGCTGCTCGACGCCGAGGGGGTGGCAGCCGTGCGGCGACGCCTGGGCCCCGACCCGCTGCGCCCCGACGGGGATGCGCAGGCCTTCGTCTCCGCGGCGCGGCGCCGGCGCAAGGCCGTGGGCGAGCTGCTCATGGACCAGTCGGTCCTGGCAGGAGCCGGCAACATCTACCGCGCCGAGACGCTCTTCCGCACCGGGACCAGCCCCTTCCGCCCCGGCAACCGGGTCAGCGAGCAGCGCCTGCGCGCCATCTGGGAGGACCTCAGGCCGCTCATGGAGTACGGGGTGGACACCGGCTTCATCACCACCGTCGATGAGCAGGATGTGCCCGAGCCTCTGCCCTCGGGCGACCAGGAGGCCGGGCGCTGGTACGTCTACCACCGCACCGGCCGGCCCTGCCTGCGCTGCGGGACGCCCATCGCCGAGAAGGAGGTGGCCGGGCGCCGTCTCTTCTGGTGCCCGCGCTGCCAGGCCCGCTGA
- a CDS encoding ribose-5-phosphate isomerase, with protein MRIHIASDHAGFEFKAALSEHLTGRGHEVIDHGAFVYDPQDDYPAFCLACGEAVVADAGSLGVVLGGSGNGEQIAANKVDGVRAALAWSVETAQLARQHNNANVVALGGRMHSLDRGLEIIDAFIAEPFSGDERHTRRIAQLADYELRAHDGLGAAQAPAPAAPQDPADSQD; from the coding sequence ATGCGTATCCACATCGCCTCCGACCATGCGGGCTTCGAGTTCAAGGCCGCCCTCAGCGAGCACCTGACGGGGCGCGGGCACGAGGTCATCGACCACGGCGCCTTCGTCTACGACCCCCAGGACGACTACCCCGCCTTCTGCCTGGCCTGCGGCGAGGCCGTGGTGGCCGACGCCGGGAGCTTGGGCGTTGTCCTGGGCGGCAGCGGCAACGGTGAGCAGATCGCCGCCAACAAGGTCGACGGCGTGCGCGCCGCCCTGGCGTGGTCGGTGGAGACCGCCCAGCTCGCCCGCCAGCACAACAACGCCAATGTGGTGGCCCTGGGAGGGCGCATGCACTCCCTGGACCGCGGCCTGGAGATCATCGATGCCTTCATCGCCGAGCCCTTCAGCGGTGATGAGCGGCACACGCGCCGCATCGCCCAGCTGGCCGACTACGAACTGCGCGCCCATGACGGGCTGGGGGCCGCCCAGGCCCCCGCGCCGGCCGCACCGCAGGACCCTGCCGACTCCCAGGACTGA
- a CDS encoding M13 family metallopeptidase has translation MTDAPASPASSSSHRTGNPTAPAGAAESSGESRAIAGVLETSAVDDAVRPQDDLYRYVNGSWLATAEIPADRPGTGAFIALRDASEEACREIVEEAARQVQDSGAQAPAASNSERIGALYASFMDEERIESLGTAPLEADLAPVLEASTKEELARALGAMIATGFTGVIDAAVEVDLNDPQRYTTWIGQSGLGLPDESYYREEAQAELRRAYTAHVARMLGLAGLPQRLGAPAEDLAGRIMALETALAKGHWDRVACRDIERMNNPMSWQEAADSAPGLPWREWRAGVEQAAAAAGVEHTRLLDEAIVTQPDYLPHAAGVWESTDLEDLRAWAAWHVVHGRASLLPAAFVEESFEFYGRTLQGTDELRPRWKRGVGLVESCLGEALGELYVERHFPAPHKEAMEELVARLIEAYRESISSLEWMSRTTRERALEKLALFTPKIGYPVKWRDYSAVVVTPGDVMSSVRSVEAADLARALDKLTGPVDRDEWHMTPQTVNAYYNPTMNEIVFPAAILQPPFFDPQADDAVNYAGIGAVIGHEIGHGFDDQGSTFDGTGKVSDWWTPEDREAFTERTRALIAQYDAYRPAQLVERAEAAGTPAQEVPHVNGALTIGENIGDLGGLGIALKAYRLALAAKGIESVDQAPVIEGLTAMERFFYSWARIWRSKNREDYAELLLTIDPHSPAEFRCNGIVRNMDAFYEAFDLGPDDALWLDPDKRVSIW, from the coding sequence ATGACTGACGCCCCCGCCTCCCCCGCCTCGTCCTCCTCCCACCGAACCGGCAACCCGACGGCGCCGGCCGGGGCCGCCGAGTCCTCAGGAGAGTCGCGGGCGATCGCCGGGGTGCTGGAGACCAGTGCCGTCGACGACGCCGTACGCCCCCAGGACGACCTGTACCGCTACGTCAACGGATCCTGGCTGGCCACGGCCGAGATCCCCGCCGACCGGCCCGGCACCGGCGCCTTCATCGCCCTGCGCGACGCCTCGGAGGAGGCCTGCCGCGAGATCGTCGAGGAGGCGGCCCGCCAGGTGCAGGACTCCGGCGCGCAGGCTCCGGCCGCATCGAATAGCGAGCGGATCGGCGCCCTGTATGCCTCCTTCATGGATGAGGAGCGCATCGAGTCCCTGGGCACCGCCCCCCTGGAGGCCGATCTCGCCCCGGTGCTGGAGGCCTCGACCAAGGAGGAGCTGGCCCGGGCCCTGGGGGCCATGATCGCCACCGGCTTCACCGGTGTCATCGACGCCGCCGTGGAGGTGGACCTCAACGACCCGCAGCGCTACACCACCTGGATCGGGCAGTCGGGGCTCGGCCTTCCCGACGAGTCCTACTACCGCGAGGAGGCCCAGGCCGAGCTGAGGCGGGCCTACACGGCGCATGTGGCCAGGATGCTGGGGCTGGCGGGCCTGCCCCAGCGCCTGGGCGCCCCGGCCGAGGATCTGGCCGGTCGGATCATGGCCCTGGAGACGGCGCTGGCCAAGGGGCACTGGGACCGGGTGGCCTGCCGTGACATCGAGAGGATGAACAACCCGATGTCCTGGCAGGAGGCGGCGGACTCGGCCCCGGGCCTTCCCTGGCGGGAGTGGCGCGCGGGGGTGGAGCAGGCAGCCGCCGCGGCCGGCGTGGAGCACACGCGCCTGCTCGATGAGGCCATCGTCACCCAGCCCGACTACCTGCCGCATGCCGCGGGCGTGTGGGAGTCCACCGACCTGGAGGACCTCAGGGCCTGGGCGGCGTGGCACGTGGTCCACGGCCGGGCCTCCCTGCTGCCGGCGGCCTTCGTGGAGGAGAGCTTCGAGTTCTACGGGCGCACCCTCCAGGGCACCGATGAGCTGCGGCCGCGCTGGAAGCGGGGGGTGGGCCTGGTGGAGTCCTGCCTGGGCGAGGCCCTGGGGGAGCTGTACGTCGAGCGCCACTTCCCCGCCCCGCACAAGGAGGCCATGGAGGAGCTGGTGGCCCGCCTCATCGAGGCCTACCGCGAGTCCATCTCCTCCCTGGAGTGGATGAGCCGGACCACCCGCGAGCGGGCCCTGGAGAAGCTGGCCCTGTTCACCCCCAAGATCGGCTACCCGGTCAAGTGGCGGGACTACTCCGCCGTGGTGGTGACCCCGGGCGATGTCATGTCCTCGGTGCGCAGTGTGGAGGCCGCGGACCTGGCCCGGGCCCTGGACAAGCTCACCGGCCCGGTGGACCGCGATGAGTGGCATATGACGCCCCAGACGGTCAACGCCTACTACAACCCGACGATGAATGAGATCGTCTTCCCCGCCGCGATCCTCCAGCCGCCCTTCTTCGACCCGCAGGCCGACGACGCCGTCAACTACGCGGGCATCGGCGCGGTCATCGGCCACGAGATCGGGCACGGCTTCGATGACCAGGGCTCGACCTTCGATGGGACCGGGAAGGTCAGCGACTGGTGGACCCCCGAGGACCGGGAGGCCTTCACCGAGCGCACCCGGGCCCTCATCGCTCAGTACGACGCCTACCGCCCCGCCCAGCTGGTGGAGCGCGCCGAGGCCGCCGGTACCCCCGCCCAGGAGGTGCCCCATGTCAATGGCGCCCTGACCATCGGGGAGAACATCGGCGACCTGGGCGGCCTGGGCATCGCCCTGAAGGCCTACCGCCTGGCACTGGCCGCGAAGGGCATCGAGTCGGTGGACCAGGCCCCGGTCATCGAGGGGCTGACCGCCATGGAGCGCTTCTTCTACTCCTGGGCGCGCATCTGGCGCTCGAAGAACCGCGAGGACTATGCCGAGCTGCTGCTGACCATCGACCCGCACTCCCCCGCGGAGTTCCGCTGCAACGGGATCGTGCGCAATATGGACGCCTTCTACGAGGCCTTCGACCTGGGCCCCGACGACGCCCTGTGGCTGGACCCCGACAAGCGGGTCTCCATCTGGTGA
- a CDS encoding LPXTG cell wall anchor domain-containing protein, with protein sequence MRPGRPLIAVSVGATILGASLVAAPALADESTSTDSQFDITSVNNVLNPADTALAVSGVGCTGENATVGVALLPPGSNDVSGGVTVTPAADGSWSTTLDVAAAIKASGGDPNQDGWHIAAACGTYSGLTGTDAEGVVFDTTEVTGSYTIEGEAGAQTISVKVGGFSNGETATVTLNTVEDGAVVATLGSITIDENGDGSGSFSAPTDVPDGTYRLVITGSRYGESANSIKLIQVSGGTYSAVEDGTGTGSQGNDGTVGSTGTAAAQQPASAQGNGATVSVTAGATQAAAPARGDSALARTGANGMLFGGIALALVAIGGGVLYVRRRKA encoded by the coding sequence ATGCGTCCCGGACGCCCCCTCATCGCCGTCAGCGTCGGCGCCACCATCCTCGGCGCCTCCCTTGTCGCTGCGCCGGCCCTGGCCGACGAGTCCACATCCACTGACAGCCAGTTCGACATCACGAGTGTCAACAATGTCCTCAACCCCGCGGACACCGCGCTGGCCGTCTCCGGCGTCGGCTGCACCGGGGAGAACGCCACCGTCGGCGTGGCCCTGCTGCCCCCTGGCAGCAATGACGTCTCCGGCGGCGTGACCGTGACGCCCGCCGCGGACGGCTCCTGGAGCACCACCCTGGACGTTGCCGCAGCCATCAAGGCCAGCGGCGGCGACCCGAACCAGGACGGCTGGCACATCGCCGCCGCCTGCGGTACCTACAGCGGTCTGACCGGCACCGACGCCGAGGGCGTCGTCTTCGACACCACCGAGGTCACCGGCAGCTACACCATCGAGGGCGAGGCCGGAGCCCAGACCATCAGCGTGAAGGTCGGCGGCTTCTCCAACGGCGAGACCGCCACCGTCACCCTCAACACGGTTGAGGACGGCGCCGTCGTGGCCACCCTGGGCAGCATCACCATCGACGAGAACGGCGATGGCAGCGGCTCCTTCTCCGCCCCCACGGACGTGCCCGACGGCACCTACCGCCTGGTCATCACCGGCAGCCGCTACGGCGAGTCGGCCAACTCGATCAAGCTCATCCAGGTCTCCGGTGGCACCTACAGCGCCGTGGAGGACGGCACCGGCACCGGCTCCCAGGGCAATGACGGCACCGTGGGCTCCACCGGTACCGCCGCCGCCCAGCAGCCCGCCTCCGCCCAGGGCAACGGCGCCACCGTCTCGGTGACCGCCGGCGCCACCCAGGCCGCCGCCCCCGCCCGGGGCGACTCGGCCCTGGCCCGCACCGGTGCCAACGGCATGCTCTTCGGCGGCATCGCCCTGGCCCTGGTGGCCATCGGTGGCGGCGTGCTCTACGTCCGTCGTCGCAAGGCCTGA
- a CDS encoding LCP family protein, giving the protein MTQTSTSSAGEGTPTVPSPAEFSSRSSSPSAQGTPRRHWSPPPGWSRRRRLGLIVVGLVLALVVAVCTDLAVLSRRPQRVEVALPRPTAQASASPQTWLILGLDSRETVPAGPNHYGTTAEVEGSRADIIALVRPGEQGLSVLTLPRELTAGAPGGQLERLATSYLHGPQYTVDLLCSALGVTTTHLVTIDMAQFAAIIDSLGGVEVEIPEPVRDGYSGLDLPQAGRQRLDGIQALALVRSRHPEVLRGGSWTPLDEAEGNQRRSESTSTVMTAMLSALSDGSANPWTMRTRIHQIASHLSLDEGTGTLDLLSLARSASRAHRAGTLTVEGLPLPIQAGSVMAFPDERSHEVLAQHGYTRGACTPATP; this is encoded by the coding sequence ATGACCCAGACGTCCACTTCCTCCGCCGGGGAGGGCACGCCCACCGTGCCCTCCCCGGCGGAGTTCTCATCCCGTTCCTCCTCCCCCAGCGCACAGGGAACGCCCCGCCGCCACTGGTCGCCGCCCCCTGGCTGGTCCCGACGACGGCGCCTGGGGCTCATCGTCGTCGGCCTCGTCCTGGCCCTGGTGGTCGCGGTCTGCACCGACCTCGCGGTCCTCTCGCGCCGGCCCCAGCGGGTGGAGGTGGCCCTGCCCCGGCCCACCGCCCAGGCCTCCGCCTCCCCCCAGACCTGGCTCATCCTGGGCCTGGACTCCCGCGAGACAGTGCCCGCGGGCCCCAACCACTACGGCACCACCGCCGAGGTGGAGGGCTCCCGGGCCGATATCATCGCCCTGGTCCGGCCCGGCGAGCAGGGACTGTCCGTGCTCACCCTCCCCCGCGAGCTGACCGCCGGCGCCCCCGGCGGTCAGCTGGAGCGACTGGCCACCAGCTACCTGCACGGCCCCCAGTACACCGTCGACCTCCTGTGCAGCGCCCTGGGGGTGACCACCACCCACCTGGTGACCATCGACATGGCCCAGTTCGCCGCGATCATCGACTCCCTGGGCGGCGTGGAGGTCGAGATCCCCGAGCCCGTGCGGGACGGCTACTCCGGTCTGGACCTGCCCCAGGCGGGGCGCCAGCGACTGGACGGTATCCAGGCCCTGGCCCTGGTCCGCTCCCGCCACCCCGAGGTCCTGCGCGGAGGCTCCTGGACGCCCCTGGACGAGGCCGAGGGGAACCAGCGTCGCAGCGAGTCGACCTCCACCGTCATGACGGCGATGCTCAGCGCCCTGAGTGACGGCTCGGCCAACCCGTGGACGATGCGCACACGGATCCACCAGATCGCCTCCCACCTCTCCCTCGATGAGGGCACCGGCACCCTGGACCTGCTCTCCCTGGCTCGCTCGGCCTCCCGCGCCCACCGCGCCGGCACCCTCACGGTGGAGGGCCTGCCCCTGCCCATCCAGGCCGGCAGCGTGATGGCCTTCCCCGATGAGCGCAGCCACGAGGTCCTCGCCCAGCACGGCTACACCCGCGGGGCCTGCACCCCGGCCACGCCTTAG